The Erigeron canadensis isolate Cc75 chromosome 1, C_canadensis_v1, whole genome shotgun sequence genome segment tattgattaATATTCGAAAATGTATTCTTTGTAATACACAAATACTAAATATGTTTATTCATAACGTATATCgccaaatatttatatttatttttataatgctGTATTGTTATGTAGTAAAATAAGTTAAACTTGTTTAGTAGTATTAAAATTTGCTAGACGTGAAAGATCGATGATGTACAAAAACTACCTTATGTTTTTTTGAATGGTGAATTTGCTGGAAACTTTGTGTCATGATTCGTGAGTGAGATGTTTTTTTCATACGTTGTTCTAATTTGGTCTGTGCTAGAGAGCTCCATCAAAGTTTAAATGCCTATTTTAAATAACCGATGAAGAAAAGCTCTACTAATCCGCTCGAAGACACAAATATTAATAGAGGTAAACACTGGCTTAAACTTAAATCTCGGTAAACTCTACTATGCATTTTGGAATTTGGATTTattctaaaaattaaaactaaaatactcCGTAAAATATAAGGTTGACAAACCCACCACATGTCCCCATTCGATTTGTCGTAATATAAATAGAAATACACCCGATCCAACGAATCccatttctctttctttctgGTAGTCGATAAACGAAATACCTGTCCAAATACATTACATACATTCACATTCACATTCACTTGATCGGAaaaccatcttcttcttcttccgtCAAATCAAATGGCTGATAAATCATTCAAATACGTCATCATCGGCGGCGGTGTCTCTGCCGTGAGTATCCTTCCCATCCATTTCTTACATACATCAATCATcatcatatctatatataaatcacaatctgttattttattgttttaagaatcatattgttgttattataaatacatatagatttttattttgtttgtatagAAATATATTAAGACCTgattaattttttgatttatacactttgaaagttattattattattgttattattattattattattattatagctACAGAGACTGCAGCTGATAAGCTGAGTATCTTATCTTGTTATATATGTAGTTGGCACTCGGATAAGAaaatatgtatgtgtgtttttttagttaaattcTATACAGaaattatagtttttaaaatacaaGATGGATTTGTGATCATGTTTCagaatatataaaacaaaaatatttccAGTTTCTATTCgtttttattataaagaaagaaagaaagaaactgctcacTGCCGACTTCTATGGGTCTATCGGACATGTTGGACAGTTGTTTTTTATACATAGTGTAATGTAATGGAATACTACTTCATTGTATATGCAGGGTTATGCTGCCAGGGAGTTTGCAAAGCAAGGAGTCCAACCAGGCGAGCTTGCAATCATCTCTAAGGAGGCGGTACGCTCATCTATTTTTGCCTCTCTACGTTATTTATAGTTTCTTCGATAGGGATTACGTTCTAGGTGTTAAAGAAATAACAAAAGTTTGTTAGATTGTGATTAAGTTGTGGTGATTAATGTCATTTATAGAACCATCACTtgcagaggcggtaccaggaaaaaattccaaagggggcatacttagaaaacttatgaaaaataaatctaaaagggggtaaaatgttaaaaacctatagaaaatttttaaaattttatgaaaaatttaaaaatacatgacaaaatttgaatttggaggccccccctttagtaccgcccctgaTCACTTGCTATCTTATGATTATCCGAGCATGGCCTATTTATATGGTTTTCATGTCTAGCCTGTTACTTGTTATGTTTGTACTAATTTGAACATTCAgctgttttttaattattaaattgaaGTTACATGGAGAGATTATTAGGAATAACTATTAATATGGATTGGTTGCTAATGGTTGTCTATTTGGATCCTTCTAGGTGGCTCCATATGAACGTCCTGCACTAAGCAAGGCTTATTTGTTTCCCGAAGGTAATCCTTTTTTTAGTAGTTACCTGATTTTGTCTTTATGAACTGTTCAGATAAAAAAGAAGTATTTTTATCCTTTATTTAATATCATCGTTATCCTTTTGAAAGTTGCAAGTTTTCAGTTCTCAGCTTTTAACTTAGCTTCggatataaaattttattcaaCTTTATAATATGTGCATCTGATGTTTATTGAGTttatttggattaaacaaatgGTTCTTGTGTTCTAACTTTTATACCACTTGATTCGTTGTTACTTATCAGCACCTGCCAGACTCCCAGGGTTTCATGTTTGTGTTGGAAGTGGAGGAGAGAGACTACTACCAGAGTGGTACGCAGAGAAAGGTATGGCATTTTCATGTAGTTATGCATCTATACCAATCTGTCTTTAATTTGGATGCCTGTTACGATACTGATTATCTAGTTTGCGCTGCTAAAGTTCACCATAAATAGAATTTAGTTTTCACTTTTAGGGATTTTCATTCTGATTTTATGCCAAATAATGAGGTTTGCATAATCAGTTTcaagaaaataaattttttcatGGAAGCTCGAAGGTACTAATTTTCCcccaaaaaaaagtaaataaaaaactttagcAGCAACTAGCCAGGCTACATTGTGAACAAATTTGCCCCTGATCTTTCCATAGGCTCTGCAATATTATGGTCTTTCTTACAGAGCTAGATCAGATGTTATTTGTAGGTACAATTGGTTCGGGTTCAATTGATGGGTTTAACCTGACGCCATTCACAACATTTAGGATGCACATATAGTTCACAATAATTAAGCAAACACGCAAAGAAGATCAACCAAATAACCCATGAGCGATTTTCGCTCCCCAATGAGGAGTGCTACCTTTTTATCTGtgaataaaaagattaatattCTAATGTAGCCCAATGAACGAAAAGTAATCCCCACTCATTAGCATCTTGTCACTTTGCAAGTGACATTTAACTCTCATAATTGATGCTTAATGTCCGTAATGGCCCAGCCACATCAAAAAATGGCTTGCCTTCCCCGGGTTGAAGTACTTTTATCTTCATATATAAGGCCATTTTTAGTAAGATGTTTTTAAACACAAGCAACAGATTATTTGATTATCACCACTCCAAACAACATAAACACCCAGAAACACTATTTTCTTGCAGCAAGTTTAGACATCTGAAAATGTGATTCTGATTATTCACTACATAATCAGTTTTAAAAGGCGCGTCCAAGGTCTAAACTGACTGCTCTGATTGTAGATTTGTTCCACTATGTTCTATATATATGCTAACCTGCACAAACATCATGTTATGCTTTTACAGGGATAGAGTTGATCCTTAACACAGAGATAGTGAAAGCTGATCTAGCTTCAAAAACTCTTACTAGTGCAGCTGGTGATACCTTCAAgtacacatttttaatcatTGCCACTGGCTCAACAGTAAGCTTTCAATCTCtgaataatattaaaatttacacCTCTTCAATTTATCTCCTTCACATCTATAATTTGTACTCCCAGGTTCTCAAACTGACCGACTTTAAAGTGGAAGGGGCTGATGCCAAGAACATTCTTTACTTGAGAGAGATTGATGATGCTGATCAACTTGTGGAAGCTATTAAAGCAAAGAAAAATGGAACTGCAGTTGTTGTCGGGGGAGGATACATTGGTCTTGAGCTTAGTGCAGTATTGAAAATCAACAACTTCGATGTTAAAATGGTTTACCCAGAACCATGGTGCAGTAAGTGGAGACAATTTTATACCATAAAATCTCTTTTATCTGGCATCCAAGTTAGGGTGTTGTGTGGGCTGGGTaatggtcaaaatgggtaacAATGAAGGATGGATTTAGAAAGTGGATCTTGTCGGATAGAGTTCATTTgcaatcgttttttttttacgttctttcataataaattttatgTGAGTAGTTGATGCAATAAATTTGATTACATAGTCTAGTTTAATGCAATTATAGAATTTTACCTTTTTGACTCGCCAGAGATGAAATATAACCCACTACAATTGGCTGCCTCTAATAAGTGCAACCACATTTTGCTGATTTGTGTCATGGTATATAACAGTGCCTCGTCTATTCACTGCTGATATTGCTGCTTTTTATGAGGGCTATTATGAGAAAAAGGGAGTAAGCATCATCAAGGGCACAGTCGCTTCTGGATTTACCAAAAATGACAACGGAGAGGTTTGTACTGATGCAACTATTAATCTATTGGAAATCTGACTTTGTTTACTTTTGGTAATACACTTTGTCTAACTCTAAGTCTCTAACAGGTTAAAGAAGTACAACTCAAGGATGGGAGGGTACTAGAAGCAgatattgttgttgttggtgttgGAGCAAGACCCCTCACAAATCTATTCAAGGGACAAGTTGAAGAGGACAAGGGTGGAATAAAGGTTTGTGTTGATTTTTCCAAAATACCCTTCCTTCAACATCCCTTACTTTGGATTTATAAATGGGTAGGCTGGGTGGGGAGGGGATTTGTCAAACATGATATGCAAGCAGAGGTGGGAAATTGGCCAGCCCAGTAGGTTGTGGGTAACCCGTTGAAACGGGTTGGGGCTGACTCGGTAATACTGGTTGGATCAGGTTGACCCACAAACTTTTGTTTTGATAAAGCATCGTAAATAGCTTATAATATGTACACTTCTGTTTGGTTTGACTCACAAACTATTTTTGTCTCGTTTTTTCTTGAACAACTGATGATCCCACATTGGCCAAGTgcccaagtatgggattggttggtggtttataagcctaggcgtcccctcctcctttgagctagcttttgggagtgagttatATAGCTTAGGGAATGATGCGAGcttattatgggatgggttcgtatcaattggtatcagagacagCCCTACCTTTCGAGGTTCCAAAGCTCAGAGTGGTGGCGtatggagtggtggcttggacccaaggagaagggtgccaaccgtgaccatcatagccgtgaccaacgaggacgttggctcttcaaagggtggggtattgatatgatcccacatcggccaagtatgacattggttggtggtttattaGCTTaagtgtcccctcctcctttgagctagcttttggtagtgagttctacacctagcttaggGCATGATGCGAGcttattatgggatgggttcgtatcaataACCCACTGGacatgtttcattttttaacCTTATTAGAAGTTCACCCATTTACATGTTAGGAACCTCTGCATGGTACATACAAGTGTTACTTATTCTGAATTACTTAaggaatatatattatgaggAAACATTTGTCAATCTGGCTATCTCTATTGAATAAAGTAAAGAATATATAGTACTAGGAAACATTTTTCAATCTGGCTATCTCTATATTGAATATGTCATGCTCAGAATTAACAAGTTTATCTCGGTcgttttctctttttaattacAGACTGATGCATCTTTCAAAACTAGTTTTCCTGACGTATATGCTGTTGGCGATGTTGCTACTTTCCCCATGAAAATGTACGGTGACATTAGAAGAGTTGAACATGTTGACCATTCCCGCAAGTCTGCTGAGCAAGCTGTCAAGGTAGTGAACAAAAGCCACAATGATTTTAGGCTTTTTGGATGCAATTTGTTAACAAAAGAGAACTTTTTTTAGAAAGGCAACTATATAAATTTACATAAAACTCGCACGTACTTACAAAGTGTTCACCATAGAACTTGAACTAAGAATTTTGTATTTCTAACTATGCAGGCTATTTTTGCTAGTGAGCAAGGGAAGGATATTGATGCCTATGAATACCTTCCATTCTTCTACTCTCGTTCATTTGATCTATCATGGCAGTTTTATGGAGACAATGTGGGTGATACTGTTATCTTTGGTGACCATGATCCATCATCAGCAAAACCCAAGTTTGGGTCATACTGGATTAAGGATGGCAAGGTAGTGGGTGCGTTTTTGGAAGGTGGTGCACCTGAAGAGAACCAAGCCATTGCCAAAGTTGCCAAAGCCCAACCCCCAGTCTCGAGCTTGGAGGGGCTTGCAAAAGACGGCCTTGAGTTTGCCAGTAAGATCTGAGAAAATTTAGTTTACATTCATTAGCTTTCATTTCACTAAACAGAATAATGATCAATAACAATGCATTTCGGTATTTATGGTTGAGTGTGTTCATGTTGCATTTGAATCTTGATTTGCTTGTAATTTTTCTCCATAaagaaaattagaaaaacaTTATAAGATTTGTTTTTGTAAAGATTGCTTGTTTTATGATGCTCATAGTTCAACTAATATGGATAATTACATCACATTTTCGTACTTACATTATACAGcaataattataagttaaagtttacaatttgaaaattttagtgCTCGAGGAATCTCACATGCCAAGTGAATtgatagttttagttttatacaaGTAACGGGGTCCAATACATGGGATGTAAATAATGTGGAATACATTACTTTCACTATATTGTGTTCTCTTTTCATATACCCCGTATAAAGAAAGTCAAAATCCATTGATACAATAATACAAAGAGTGTGTTCATTCAAGAAGTGTAATTTATACTTTGGGAATATAGTGTAATTTATACTATTGGTATATAATAAGGTTGCATTTTATTTAAGGCACTACCTAAAACAAACCAGGCTCGCGTTTTTTTGGGGGGTTGTTGAGGAGATGGTTGGCAAAGAAATTTCTCAAGCATTTTTTAAAGATGTAACCTGAGGAGTGAGGACGATTGGTGAGAATAACAGTAGGGGAGGAGAGATGCGCCACATATATTTATTGaccaataaaaaagaaaaaaagaaaaaaaaaaggtttttatttCTACATAAACtgataaaagaattaaatatcTGAGGAAGAAATAAGAAAGGTAACATGGTTTTTCTTTAGTATGAAACATTTGTCTAATCATCTTCACTTTGCACGCCTAGCTTGAGTTTTATATGATCTGATTTGATCCCCAATTAGGGGTCGGGCGACATATTCATGTAAGTTTTTTGTGTGTACAAGTATATATGTAGACAACGAAATTGACCATACTATTGAAAGAAGTCAAGTGGAAGCTAGATGTCGTCATTTATCACGTAGAGCCGTAGAGGGCCAATATAATGAAAGGATATATCTATTGTTTGCAACGTTTAAAGCATATAATTCACAAAAGGTGTAAACTTAAATTAAATGTAACattcaaaactatttttttacAAGGAACATTCGAAATAGTTGAATGATTGCTAGAGGACTTATTTGcaagttattttgaaaatacaacTTGTATCGAATTATCCTCGTAAGTTAAACTATATGCCGAGTCATATCTCGATTTACaagattttatttctttttggtattCGAGTTACACGATAGTGAAATTGACATAAATTTAAAAGTCGGTTGATTAactgaaatataaaaaatatatatacgaatagTAATTAAATACTAAAGAATAAACAAATTCTTATTTTAAGTCATTATTCTTAAATTGTAACATCAAAAACTTTACTTCTTTATATTAACGTGTTTGTTTTAGGAAATGTATAGAGCGTTGAGCGTATATACAACCTACAATCTCGTATTCGTATTGAAAAATTTTACCAAAACAAGGTTTTCAAACTTCATGTTCAACATGTGCAACAAGTGTTCAaataaatgcataaaaggaaaTTTCTTTCTTCTTGAACTTAactttttactaaaaaatttaACTTCATAGAGAAAATCATGTATTGACCAAAGCTTTTACATTACTTTTTATTTGGGACATTTATTTCAACTTAAACCATGGACACAATGAAGTTTGACCATAGCTTTTGCCTTTTCGGCTTTTTGTTTGTATCTATTTAAAGTAATTAATCAAGCCAAGGATATTATTTGTTTCTTTAATCCGATATCTACATGTTTTAATTAGACGGATTATAAAAAAGGGATAAccaaaataatctttttaaatgtttttacaTTCAATCATGTGATTGATATTAGTATCAAACGAGAGGAACATCCCCGCAATGTAGCGGTGGTGGCAATAACGGTGTAGTTAATGCAAAAGCTTTTGAGGTAAAAgagatagtgtagttattttgaAGGTTAAGAGATGtgtattgtaaataatttcattaaaagtattatatgtatattaggagAAAAAAATTTGATTAGTGAATAAATGAGAGTAATAGTTTGAATCGATAAAGTTGACATATTTGAGGTAGATTTAGGATGTGGGTTGAAAATGTGTTGAaagttaagggtattttgggttttttaaatatagaaagttgaaaagatgagaaaaagatttttattttataaacaagatgggtacccgcgcaatgcggcggcggtggcggcaacaggtggtgctagtggcggtggtggtaacgatgtggttattaatacaaaagtaattgacgtaaatggtagtgtagttattttatggttaagaaatgtattttttgtaaataactttattaagaatactTTAAAgttattaggtgaaaatatttaaattgattaataatgTAGATATATAGTTTGAATAAATATGGATGTAAGATATTTTAGGGatgaaaaatgatttatcaACCTAATAACATGATGATGACATTTGACATAATCAAATGAAGATATTTGGAGAGAAAATGAGTGGATTACACATGTTAAGTGATAAAAGAATTAGGTTGATTATTAAGTTGATTTGTTAGGTTGATATATCATTACTCGGTGGGGATATATTGGATAGGAAAATGGAAAATCcttctaaccaaatagcctaataatcttcctaaaatattaagaaggtgacatgtgttatccactaattctctttcctaatcttgccccctgatttttccacgtgtcatcatctcatagttaaaaggattattaggctatttggttaagagaattaatcatttctcgTGTACGTATATGTTTTTCCCTTATAAAAAACTTGTGCCCAGAaactttttcctttgaaatactTTGTGTGTGGATGATTACCTAGATTACTTTGAAATAATCAgaggttaattaattattatgcaTACACTTACAAACTAAAAACCTTTACTGGATAAGCTAACCTTATGTCGAGGTGACATCCTCTATCTTTGATATTAATCGTTCTAATAGAATATATGTTTATAAGTGGTCAAGTTGGACTTCTCTTGATCGATAATGAAAACTgtaataataatttgataaaatccaAATTCATGcatttttaaagatattttttttttctaaattttattaaatatttgttaatGGTTAAATTGCTTTCTGagtactttttatatttattttggtaCAATCACTAAATTGAAAGAGTGGTTGGTCTGACTTCTTGATATAAACCCATTTGGGTTTCAACTTAAAAGGCTGTTAATATTCAATCTAATTTAGAATTCAATTTGAAATTGACTTGAAAAAGCTGGATTGTTGTGAAATCTCGAATCGTTAACACATCAATCCACTAATCTGTTTATTTTGGGACGAATTCAGATTAACATTTTGGTTTAACAATTCGATCAACTAACCTAAAAGCAAAcattaagatatataaatttgtattttaaagGATGCAATGGAATGCACTGACATTTTTAAATACGAGTCATATGCCCGCACAATGCGACGATGATGATAACAGCACGGAATGGTGGTGGCAGTGGTGTCGACAACGATGGTGGTGACGGGTAATGGGGCGGCAATAgtggtaaatgtaaaagtaatttatgTACGTTAAAGGAGATAGTGTAATTGTAATAAGGATTGAGGAATtcatgttataaattatttcattaataagAACCCTAACTATAATaaagggttgggtattgtaaaataagtttaaagtaaaacaaataaaacaagatcttaaccattagatcatggttaaattgatgcacgaaaattcacgaagcaattgatgtacgatgattttaatgatgcatGGTGATTATCActaaagaaaaacctattgttttatttgttttactttaatagttgttttattttacctaaaactagtataataataataatataattaaagaaTCATACCTCAATTTATGAATTTGAACTAGGTCAAACTTTGTTAAATCAAGTTTGTTgttcttctttcttttgtttatcTTGATTGAAAAATCACTCTCAAAAACCCCAAATACTTGCTAGAATTTAAGATtggtaataattattattactccATTCACGTAttaaagaaattataaaattggtATTATATCTGCAAGCCACTAAAATTCTAACTAAATTAACTCCgaatctcaaaacaaaatactagaatattattttaatgttaaaactacaataatagttaattttatttacctttaaactattgaggtgttacaaaaactcttgaaaaaagaaaagaaaaaaaaagtaacttgaTTCCATTCTCATTATTATTCATCATCCTGAAAGGAATAATGAGAATGAAAGTGTTTCTCACTTTTACATCTTTGATTCCATTTGTTGATACAACCAAATGAAAGAAGTTATTCTCaaacattttttctaaaaaaaaccccaaatttcATTAATAAGAACCCTAACTATAATAAAGGGTTgtgtattgtaaaataagtttaaagtaaaacaaataagataagatcttgaccattagatcatggttaaattgatgcacgaaaattcacgaagcaattgatgtacgatgattttaatgatgcatGGTGATTATTActaaagaaaaacctattgttttatttgttttactttaataattgttttattttacctaaaactagtataataataataatataattaaagaaTCATACCTCAATTTATGAATTTGAACTAGGTCAAACTTTGTTAAATCAAGTTTGTTGTTCTTCCTTCTTTTGTTTGTCTTGATTGAAAAATCACTCTCAAAAACCCCAAATACTTGCTAGAATTTAAGATtggtaataattattattactccATTCAagtattaaagaaataaaattggTATTATATCTGCAAGCCACTaaagttctaactaaattaaCTCCGAATctcaaaattaacaaaatactagaaaattattttaatgttaaaactacaataatagttaattttatttacctttaaattattgaggtgttacaaaaactcttgaaaaaaaaataaaataaaaaaggtaactTGATTCCATTTTCATTATTACTCATCATCCTGAAAAAGAATGAAAGTGTTTGTCACTTTTACCTCTTTGATTCCATTTGTTGATGCAACCAAATGAAAGAAGTCATTCTCATACATTTTTTACTCATTCCATCTTATTAGACATCCTCTTAATGTAAAAGTTATGCATGTGAATGAAGGTAATATAGTTATCCAGAGAGGttgaatgatatatatattatgaatagtTCCATTAATGGTATTTTCAGATATATTAGATGCAAATATtcaaattagtaaataaaaaagaacaatagtattaatattttaaaagttaaaaattaaataaaattatttatttaaatatatgagtaaaaaagtaaagattaatagaattttttgtttatagttAAAGTAAGAAAGGTAAGAATACCTTTTTAGATTAATTTCACATTTTCACAAATTAATATTACTTTCAAATATGAGCATGACACCTGGACATGGAACTTTGATGGTAAGTCAGCTTTTTCAATAGCTCATATTCGAAAATTCATCGACTCTAAATGCCTTATTCATGATGAGAATCTAAATTTGTGGAATAAATGGATCCCGAAGAAggttaatctttttatttgGAGACTATTCCGTAACGGACTCCCCTCAAATGTTAACTTATTTGGTCGCGGTGTGGATGTTAATACTGTTGGATGTCCTTTGTGTGAGTCCGGGATTGACGATATAtctcatgtttttcacaattgtATGGTAACGAAAGAAGTTCGAATAAAACTTAGCTCTTGGATTCAACAAAACATTCCGGAGGTTGATCATAAAGATACCATTATGTGGATTAAGGATCTCCAGATTAGCACTAACAAAAAAAAGGGTGCTTGAGGCTATCATGTTCATCGGGTGGTGGCACATTTGGAAAAAGAGGAATAATGTTGTTCATAACGGTAACTGTGAAAGTAGCTCTAATATGTTTAATTCTATAGTGTCACTATCTTTCCTTTGGATATCTAATCGTAACAGGAAATATCATTTTGATTGGAACGAGTGGATCGTGAACCCCATGAGTAAAGGATGAGCTGGTTGTGTGCTAATCTTGTATGCAAGGTTGTTATGGATTCTGATATGACGCCTTGGATTGATTTTATTGCCTTTTGGATGCTGAATCGAGTCCTTCTCCTGGTGGATTACGAGCTCCTGATCGTCACATGTTTTGGTCGTGATGTTATAATATTGCTCTTTGGATGTACTTTCTATTGTTCTCGTTATTTAGTATGTTGCTTCTTAGGGACCCCGATACATGGTTAGGTTTACATAAAAAACACCACGAAGTGAAAATCGGTGGCGTGGCCTTCGTTGGTTGGGAGTTTTTCTCGTGTCTTGGGTCACCGTAATCGGCACGAGTTTTTTCACTCCTTTTGTAGTCCTCGCAGTTAATGTGTTGGGATGAGTCTAGATTTGTTGTATTGGTTTTTATCTAGacttgtttattgtatgtatactTTTAAGCAGCTAGCACCTTGTTAGTTgttatttagttaataaaatttctgccgttctaaaaaaaaaatattactttcaaattttcaaacgGAATTTAAATGTTTCttgaaatataaattaaattaaaaatatccgatctatataacaatttaatgactTTTCAAGAAACAATTTAATGTCCTAATCAAACATTCTATACAAAATAACATTATCTAaactacattataaaatatttatgcaATCTAATTTTTTTAGTAAAGAACTCAATAAACTCAAATTACatctatcttttatttattcatcattaattttttttacctaatatacatataatactcaTAATAAAATTAGTTATAACATACATCTTTCAACTATaaaaactagatctatacccggtcgttgaccgggttagagacaataaaatatattgataatcATACAAAACACGATCAACTTTATCTCATAAAATCTTAAACAAAATAATCTAACATTGAAATCGTCATTGGTATAAGATGGCATTGTGAAATCTGCAAAGAGATAAAATTTaattgtcttaaccggatcctCCTTAGGGAGTTACCCGAATTCAAtcactttgatatatatttaaattgttaATACTCGATCCTACtcgaattatatataaatactaaaaagCAACTTTCTTATGTGAGAAGGGAgaactgtagctaaaagtact includes the following:
- the LOC122599265 gene encoding monodehydroascorbate reductase encodes the protein MADKSFKYVIIGGGVSAGYAAREFAKQGVQPGELAIISKEAVAPYERPALSKAYLFPEAPARLPGFHVCVGSGGERLLPEWYAEKGIELILNTEIVKADLASKTLTSAAGDTFKYTFLIIATGSTVLKLTDFKVEGADAKNILYLREIDDADQLVEAIKAKKNGTAVVVGGGYIGLELSAVLKINNFDVKMVYPEPWCMPRLFTADIAAFYEGYYEKKGVSIIKGTVASGFTKNDNGEVKEVQLKDGRVLEADIVVVGVGARPLTNLFKGQVEEDKGGIKTDASFKTSFPDVYAVGDVATFPMKMYGDIRRVEHVDHSRKSAEQAVKAIFASEQGKDIDAYEYLPFFYSRSFDLSWQFYGDNVGDTVIFGDHDPSSAKPKFGSYWIKDGKVVGAFLEGGAPEENQAIAKVAKAQPPVSSLEGLAKDGLEFASKI